The following coding sequences are from one Verrucomicrobiia bacterium window:
- the hypF gene encoding carbamoyltransferase HypF — MPPAPVIGGSNSRDATLGALPPEPSPSGPPSAAHTALHVHLTGTVQGVGFRPYVHRLASEHHLTGWVRNGADGVTLEVEGPATAVRAFLERLPRETPPHSRIRHLETAWHPPGGHPSFVIRDSDPTPAHSGPVRIPPDLATCPDCLRDVFDPGNRRHRYPFTNCTQCGPRYSIVESLPYDRPRTSMRAFPLCPDCQAEYDDPRDRRFHAQPIACPRCGPQLEFWDPCGRTLAVRDQALTLTLESLRAGRIVALKGIGGFQLLVDATNHRAVQDLRERKRREAKPFAVMFPNLPTLLRHGDISPVETACLTGPEAPIVLVRRRPDRHDRSQPTTAPSVAPGSPWLGVMLPYSPLHHLLLAGFDGPLVATSGNPGDEPLCIDNHEALQRLAGIADAFLVHNRPIVRPVDDSVVRVVAGREMVLRRARGFVPTPTPIAPSPVLPPAAEPGSPGPNASSPPRPPARPATIALGGHQKAAIALSNGSEFILGQHLGDLDTVAALAGFDRCVGDLVRLFHLQPAGVCVDAHPDYASTRHGHRLGLPVRPVQHHQAHVLAVMTEHRLRPPLLGFAWDGTGAGLDGTVWGGETFHATIHGWRRCARLRPFRLPGAEAAIREPRRSALGLLYAAFGEDLTAQANLPTLRAFERRELALLLSALRRGLHAPWTSSVGRLFDAVASLAGWRHLHRFEGDAAMAVEFAAEGCPDDFGYPMPLQMPPPDRAAPDGANELDWEPLLQALLDDLRAGMAPGRIAARFHRGLADAIVAVARHMGERVVVLGGGCFQNRRLTESAVTALREAGFEPHWAHLIPPNDGGLALGQLAADTFPTEAGLALGQLAADTLPGEVGLALGQSADAFQPDPLAQPI, encoded by the coding sequence ATGCCCCCTGCCCCCGTCATCGGAGGGTCGAACTCCCGCGACGCCACCCTGGGCGCGCTGCCCCCGGAACCTTCCCCGTCCGGCCCTCCCTCCGCAGCGCACACCGCGCTCCACGTCCACCTCACCGGCACCGTGCAAGGCGTCGGCTTCCGTCCCTACGTCCACCGCCTCGCTTCGGAACACCACCTCACCGGCTGGGTTCGCAACGGCGCCGACGGCGTCACGCTCGAGGTGGAAGGACCAGCCACCGCCGTCCGCGCCTTCCTCGAACGTCTGCCCCGCGAAACCCCGCCGCACAGCCGAATCCGGCACCTCGAAACCGCCTGGCACCCCCCCGGCGGCCACCCGTCCTTCGTCATCCGCGACAGCGACCCAACCCCCGCCCATTCCGGTCCCGTCCGTATCCCGCCGGACCTCGCCACCTGTCCCGACTGTCTCCGCGACGTCTTCGATCCCGGCAACCGGCGCCACCGGTATCCCTTCACCAACTGCACCCAGTGCGGCCCGCGCTACTCGATCGTCGAGTCGCTCCCCTACGACCGGCCCCGCACCTCGATGCGCGCGTTCCCGCTGTGCCCGGATTGCCAGGCCGAGTACGACGATCCGCGGGACCGCCGCTTCCATGCCCAACCCATCGCCTGCCCGCGTTGCGGCCCCCAGCTTGAATTCTGGGATCCATGCGGCCGAACCCTGGCCGTCCGCGACCAGGCCCTAACCCTCACCCTCGAATCCCTGCGCGCCGGCCGCATCGTCGCCCTCAAGGGCATCGGCGGATTCCAACTGCTCGTCGATGCCACCAACCACCGGGCGGTCCAGGACCTTCGCGAACGCAAACGCCGCGAAGCCAAACCCTTCGCTGTGATGTTCCCAAACCTCCCCACCCTTCTCCGCCACGGCGACATCAGTCCTGTCGAAACAGCCTGCCTCACCGGCCCCGAAGCCCCCATCGTCCTCGTCCGGCGCCGCCCGGATCGCCACGACCGTTCCCAGCCCACCACCGCACCCTCGGTCGCCCCCGGGAGCCCCTGGCTCGGCGTCATGCTCCCTTACTCTCCCCTTCATCACCTTCTGCTGGCCGGTTTCGATGGACCCCTCGTGGCCACCAGCGGCAACCCCGGCGACGAACCCCTCTGCATCGACAACCACGAAGCCCTGCAACGGCTCGCCGGCATCGCCGATGCCTTCCTCGTCCATAACCGCCCCATCGTCCGCCCCGTGGACGATTCCGTGGTCCGCGTCGTGGCCGGACGCGAAATGGTCCTGCGCCGTGCCCGCGGATTCGTCCCCACTCCCACTCCCATCGCGCCATCCCCTGTCCTCCCACCCGCAGCCGAACCCGGCTCCCCCGGCCCGAACGCCTCATCCCCTCCACGCCCGCCCGCGCGTCCCGCCACCATCGCCCTGGGCGGTCACCAAAAGGCCGCCATCGCGCTGTCCAACGGATCGGAGTTCATCCTGGGACAACACCTCGGCGATCTCGACACCGTGGCCGCCCTCGCCGGCTTCGACCGCTGCGTCGGAGACCTCGTCCGCCTGTTCCACCTCCAGCCCGCCGGGGTGTGCGTCGATGCCCATCCCGACTACGCCAGCACCCGGCACGGTCATCGCCTCGGGCTCCCGGTCCGGCCGGTCCAGCATCACCAGGCCCATGTCCTCGCGGTCATGACCGAACACCGCCTGCGCCCGCCGCTCCTGGGGTTCGCCTGGGACGGCACCGGCGCGGGACTGGACGGCACGGTCTGGGGCGGCGAGACATTCCACGCCACGATCCACGGATGGCGCCGGTGCGCCCGGTTGCGACCCTTCCGCCTGCCGGGTGCCGAGGCCGCCATTCGTGAGCCACGCCGTTCGGCCCTCGGACTCCTGTACGCCGCATTCGGCGAAGACCTGACCGCGCAAGCCAACCTCCCAACCCTGCGCGCCTTCGAGAGGCGCGAACTCGCTCTCCTCCTTTCCGCCCTCCGACGCGGACTCCATGCTCCCTGGACCTCCAGCGTCGGACGCCTCTTCGATGCCGTGGCGTCCCTCGCCGGCTGGCGCCACCTCCATCGCTTCGAGGGCGACGCCGCCATGGCCGTCGAGTTCGCCGCCGAGGGGTGCCCGGACGACTTCGGGTATCCCATGCCCCTGCAAATGCCGCCGCCCGATCGCGCCGCCCCCGACGGCGCCAACGAACTCGACTGGGAACCCCTTCTCCAGGCGCTCCTCGACGACCTCCGCGCGGGCATGGCCCCGGGCCGCATCGCCGCCCGGTTCCATCGCGGCCTCGCCGACGCCATCGTCGCCGTGGCCCGTCACATGGGCGAAAGGGTGGTCGTCCTTGGCGGCGGCTGCTTCCAAAACCGCCGCCTCACCGAATCCGCCGTCACCGCCCTGCGCGAGGCCGGCTTCGAACCCCACTGGGCCCACCTCATCCCCCCCAACGATGGCGGACTCGCCCTCGGTCAGCTCGCGGCAGACACCTTCCCCACCGAAGCCGGGCTCGCCCTCGGTCAGCTCGCGGCAGACACCCTCCCCGGGGAGGTCGGGCTCGCCCTCGGTCAGTCCGCTGACGCCTTCCAACCCGATCCACTCGCCCAACCCATCTGA
- a CDS encoding HypC/HybG/HupF family hydrogenase formation chaperone yields the protein MCLAVPGRVVEIQGDDPLWRSGRIDFGGVLKDISLACVPEVVIGDYVIVHAGVAISRLDPDEAARVLEQWRALEALIGPEEPPP from the coding sequence ATGTGCCTCGCCGTCCCAGGTCGTGTCGTGGAAATCCAGGGTGACGATCCCCTCTGGCGCTCCGGCCGCATCGACTTCGGAGGCGTCCTCAAGGACATCAGCCTCGCCTGCGTTCCCGAGGTCGTCATCGGCGACTACGTCATCGTCCATGCCGGCGTCGCCATCAGCCGCCTCGACCCGGACGAAGCCGCCCGCGTCCTCGAACAGTGGCGCGCCCTCGAAGCCCTGATCGGCCCGGAGGAACCTCCCCCGTGA
- the hypD gene encoding hydrogenase formation protein HypD: protein MKYLEEYRDPDLARRLAGEIHRVTTRPWTLMEVCGGQTHSIVRHGIDEVLPPDVTLIHGPGCPVCVTPVAIIDAAIAIARRPGAILCSFGDMLRVPGTDTDLLAARSEGADVRMVYSPLDAVALAARCPDREVVFFGVGFETTAPATALAVLQAADRRLSNFSMLVSHALVPPAMEALLSDPDASIQGFLAAGHVCAVMGYAGYEPIAARHRLPIVVTGFEPLDILEGILRCLTLLEAGRFGLENPYARVVRRPGNETAQAWMQRVFQVVDRAWRGMGIIPRSGLGLHPGYAAFDAALRFDLDPNPVEPESPCRSGEVLRGRLKPFDCPEFGTRCTPEHPLGATMVSSEGACAAYFRYRPRPAPAPSS from the coding sequence GTGAAGTACCTCGAGGAATATCGCGACCCCGACCTCGCCCGGCGTCTCGCAGGCGAAATCCATCGGGTGACCACCCGCCCCTGGACCCTCATGGAGGTCTGCGGCGGACAGACCCATTCCATCGTCCGCCACGGCATCGACGAAGTCCTGCCTCCGGACGTCACTCTCATCCACGGCCCCGGTTGTCCGGTCTGCGTCACCCCCGTTGCGATCATCGACGCCGCCATCGCCATCGCGCGCCGGCCCGGGGCGATCCTCTGCTCCTTCGGCGACATGCTCCGGGTTCCGGGCACCGACACCGACCTGCTCGCCGCCCGCTCGGAAGGGGCCGATGTCCGCATGGTCTATTCGCCGCTCGACGCCGTCGCCCTCGCCGCCCGTTGTCCCGACCGCGAAGTGGTGTTCTTCGGCGTGGGATTCGAAACCACGGCGCCAGCGACCGCCCTTGCCGTGCTTCAGGCCGCAGACCGGCGCCTCTCCAACTTCTCGATGCTCGTCTCCCACGCACTGGTGCCCCCGGCCATGGAGGCGCTGCTCTCGGATCCCGACGCCTCGATCCAGGGCTTCCTCGCCGCCGGTCACGTTTGCGCCGTCATGGGCTACGCCGGGTACGAACCCATCGCCGCCCGCCACCGCCTCCCCATCGTTGTCACCGGCTTCGAACCCCTCGACATCCTCGAAGGCATCCTCCGCTGCCTCACACTCCTCGAGGCTGGCCGCTTCGGACTCGAAAACCCCTACGCCCGCGTCGTCCGCCGACCGGGCAACGAGACCGCCCAAGCCTGGATGCAGCGCGTGTTTCAGGTCGTCGATCGCGCCTGGCGCGGCATGGGCATCATCCCCCGCAGCGGCCTCGGCTTGCACCCCGGTTACGCCGCCTTCGATGCCGCCCTCCGCTTCGACCTCGATCCCAATCCAGTCGAACCGGAATCGCCCTGCCGCAGCGGCGAAGTCCTTCGCGGCCGCCTCAAACCCTTCGACTGCCCCGAATTCGGCACCCGTTGCACCCCGGAACATCCCCTCGGCGCCACCATGGTCTCCTCCGAAGGCGCCTGCGCCGCCTACTTCCGCTACCGGCCCCGCCCGGCCCCGGCACCCTCCTCCTGA
- a CDS encoding DUF1343 domain-containing protein, which translates to MPPRPSALLLLLLLGTAASAAVQPGIDVLEAERFALLQGKRVGLLSNPTGVNRAGEPTWKVLRRAPGVQLVALFGAEHGFHGKARAGIEVPDQRHEETGLPIHSLYGPGPVRRPTPRMLQGIDVLVYDIQDTGCRSYTYISSMGLAMEACAANGVGFMVLDRPNPLGGLRVEGPGVEPRFKSLVSQWPIPYVYGLTPGELARMIHGQRWISNRCDLLVVSMRGWSRSMTWPQTGLRWIASSPNVPAGDTPLYLVATGMLGEIGGLNLGTGTADSFKLIGAAWLDPQRFASHLNAYRLPGVVFDPIEMDFNRDPRDGRELRGVRVRFTEPATAPLMAINFHALEAVRITANRDLFQLALKRGKSWDMFDKVSGSDRLRRDLQAGRSARDIVASWRAHEDSFRQLRAPYLLYHER; encoded by the coding sequence ATGCCCCCCCGCCCTTCCGCCCTCCTCCTCCTCCTCCTCCTCGGCACGGCCGCGTCTGCTGCCGTCCAGCCCGGCATCGACGTCCTCGAAGCGGAACGGTTCGCTCTCCTGCAGGGAAAGCGGGTCGGACTTCTCTCCAATCCGACCGGGGTGAACCGCGCTGGTGAACCCACCTGGAAGGTTCTCCGCCGTGCGCCTGGGGTGCAGCTGGTCGCCCTGTTCGGCGCCGAACACGGTTTCCATGGCAAGGCCCGGGCCGGCATCGAAGTGCCGGACCAGCGCCACGAGGAAACCGGTCTGCCCATCCATTCCCTCTACGGGCCCGGGCCCGTTCGCCGCCCCACCCCCCGCATGCTTCAGGGCATCGACGTGCTGGTGTACGACATCCAGGACACCGGCTGCCGCAGTTACACCTACATCAGCTCGATGGGCCTTGCGATGGAGGCCTGCGCCGCCAACGGGGTCGGGTTCATGGTCCTCGACCGGCCCAACCCCCTCGGCGGCCTCCGCGTCGAAGGCCCCGGCGTCGAACCCAGGTTCAAGTCCCTCGTCAGCCAGTGGCCCATCCCTTACGTCTATGGGCTCACCCCCGGGGAACTCGCCCGCATGATCCATGGCCAGCGCTGGATCTCCAACCGCTGCGACCTCCTCGTCGTCTCCATGCGCGGCTGGTCCCGGTCCATGACCTGGCCCCAGACTGGCCTGCGCTGGATCGCCAGCTCCCCCAATGTCCCCGCCGGCGACACCCCCCTTTATCTCGTCGCCACCGGCATGCTCGGCGAAATCGGTGGCCTCAACCTGGGCACCGGCACCGCGGACTCCTTCAAGCTGATCGGCGCCGCCTGGCTGGACCCTCAGAGATTCGCCAGCCACCTCAACGCCTACCGCCTCCCCGGAGTCGTGTTCGATCCCATCGAGATGGACTTCAACCGCGACCCCAGGGACGGCCGCGAACTCCGCGGAGTCCGGGTCCGCTTCACCGAACCCGCCACGGCTCCCCTCATGGCCATCAACTTCCACGCCCTCGAAGCCGTCCGCATCACCGCCAATCGCGACCTCTTCCAACTTGCCCTGAAGCGTGGCAAGTCCTGGGACATGTTCGACAAGGTCAGCGGTTCCGACCGCCTCCGGCGCGACCTCCAGGCCGGCCGCTCCGCCCGCGATATCGTCGCCTCCTGGCGGGCCCACGAGGACTCCTTCCGCCAGCTTCGCGCCCCCTACCTGCTGTACCACGAGCGCTGA
- a CDS encoding NAD(P)H-dependent oxidoreductase, whose amino-acid sequence MTSIAPEQLLNRLQWRYAVRVFEPGRTIPEATWEALEEALVLTPSSYGLQPWHFLILTDRGLRERLVGHAWGQRQVADCSHFVVFCIRQDLGEAEIDRYLRRIGEVRGTPMANLAGFRQMMVGSLVEGPVKAVINEWATRQVYIALGNFMTAAAMVGVDTCPMEGFEPGKFDEVLGLGARGLASVVCCAAGYRGETDRQAGLPKVRYPRSEVLERR is encoded by the coding sequence ATGACATCGATAGCGCCGGAGCAATTGCTGAACCGCCTGCAGTGGCGTTATGCGGTGCGGGTTTTCGAGCCGGGGCGGACGATCCCGGAAGCGACGTGGGAGGCGCTTGAGGAGGCGCTGGTCCTGACGCCGTCGTCGTATGGTCTTCAGCCCTGGCATTTCCTGATCCTGACGGACCGGGGGCTGCGGGAGCGTTTGGTGGGGCATGCGTGGGGGCAGCGGCAGGTGGCGGACTGCTCGCATTTCGTGGTGTTCTGCATCCGGCAGGATCTGGGGGAGGCGGAGATCGACCGGTATTTGAGGCGGATTGGGGAGGTGCGGGGGACGCCGATGGCGAATCTGGCGGGGTTTCGGCAGATGATGGTGGGTTCGCTGGTGGAGGGGCCGGTGAAGGCGGTGATCAACGAATGGGCGACGCGGCAGGTTTATATCGCCTTGGGGAATTTCATGACGGCGGCGGCGATGGTGGGGGTGGACACCTGCCCGATGGAGGGGTTTGAGCCGGGGAAGTTCGACGAGGTTCTGGGATTGGGGGCGCGGGGTCTGGCCAGCGTGGTGTGCTGCGCCGCCGGGTACCGCGGGGAGACGGACCGGCAGGCCGGGCTGCCGAAAGTCCGGTATCCGCGCTCGGAAGTGCTGGAGCGGCGGTAG
- a CDS encoding GreA/GreB family elongation factor, with amino-acid sequence MREELERLVAIGKLERRHVDPLLALQEAGYCLHRAWGCGRVTGLDPVLGRLTIDFANKPGHGMDLGFAAESLRSVPANHILVRKLNDTGVLKTMAVTDPQGLMRIVLESFDGRATVDQIQQALVPEVISADWKKWWEGTKRVLKKDGHFQVPVKKTDPVMLLAEAVGMQDRLVAEVRAARGLKARVGAVQEILKSAEDLTDREALGTEVIPLLNVEIASHLKTMPGLALEGILARDDLRALSGVPAGEGEIGTGEVWQIEPPLLAVLAEATAGKHGRILDTFRQAHPDTWIEAILGVMNEAPAKVVGEMAELLIREGQFDKLKDKLLRLISQHAATSDLLLWVARARSDAYADILGPEVFRAMLTAIERDLFLEKKSNKLRDYVLSDHELIVELISSADIEVIKDLTRALQLSPSFDDMDKRSLLARIVKAFPSVQSLISSEHVKQEVNLLVTWGSLERRKGEYHDLVEKQIPANSRDIALARSYGDLRENHEYKAAKEAQKVLMRRKSELERDLGRARGTDFSAPRTDVVSPGSVVRVVEEGKDHHEEFILMGAWDFDESRGIISYLSPIGQSLLNRAVGDEVEIELAGVISRYRIEAIREAPPTSAVPVETIEAEAGTAPGAEPVAVESSGTGPAPDAGPGPGEPVKEQAPAAGT; translated from the coding sequence ATGAGAGAGGAACTTGAGCGACTGGTGGCGATTGGAAAACTGGAGCGGCGGCACGTGGACCCGCTGCTGGCGTTGCAGGAGGCGGGGTACTGCCTGCATCGGGCGTGGGGGTGCGGTCGGGTGACGGGGCTGGACCCGGTCCTGGGGCGTTTGACGATTGATTTCGCGAACAAGCCCGGGCACGGGATGGATCTGGGATTCGCGGCGGAGTCGCTGCGATCGGTTCCGGCGAACCACATCCTGGTGCGGAAGCTGAACGACACGGGGGTGTTGAAGACCATGGCGGTGACGGATCCCCAGGGGTTGATGCGGATCGTGCTGGAGAGTTTCGACGGGCGGGCGACGGTGGATCAGATCCAGCAGGCGCTCGTCCCGGAGGTGATCAGCGCGGACTGGAAGAAGTGGTGGGAGGGAACCAAGCGGGTGTTGAAGAAGGACGGGCATTTCCAGGTGCCGGTGAAGAAGACCGACCCGGTGATGTTGCTGGCCGAGGCGGTGGGGATGCAGGACCGGTTGGTGGCCGAGGTGCGGGCGGCCCGGGGCTTGAAGGCGCGGGTCGGGGCGGTGCAGGAGATTCTCAAGAGCGCGGAGGACCTGACGGACCGGGAGGCTTTGGGGACCGAGGTGATTCCGCTGCTCAACGTGGAGATTGCGAGTCATCTGAAGACGATGCCGGGCCTGGCCCTCGAGGGGATTCTCGCGCGGGACGATCTGCGGGCGCTGTCGGGTGTGCCGGCTGGGGAGGGCGAGATCGGGACCGGGGAGGTGTGGCAGATCGAACCGCCGCTGCTGGCGGTGCTGGCGGAGGCGACGGCCGGAAAGCATGGGCGGATTCTGGATACCTTCCGGCAGGCGCATCCGGACACATGGATCGAAGCCATCCTCGGGGTGATGAACGAGGCGCCGGCGAAGGTGGTGGGGGAGATGGCGGAGCTGCTGATTCGGGAGGGGCAGTTCGACAAGCTCAAGGACAAGCTGCTGCGGTTGATCAGCCAGCATGCGGCGACCAGCGATCTCCTGCTGTGGGTGGCGCGGGCGCGGTCGGACGCGTACGCGGACATTCTCGGGCCGGAGGTGTTCCGGGCGATGCTGACGGCGATCGAGCGGGACCTGTTTCTCGAGAAGAAGTCGAACAAGCTGCGGGACTACGTGCTGTCGGACCACGAGTTGATCGTGGAACTGATTTCCTCGGCGGACATCGAGGTGATCAAGGATCTGACGCGGGCGCTGCAGTTGTCGCCGAGCTTCGACGACATGGACAAGCGGTCGCTGCTGGCGCGGATTGTGAAGGCCTTTCCGTCGGTGCAGTCGCTCATTTCCTCGGAGCACGTCAAGCAGGAGGTCAATCTGCTGGTCACCTGGGGGAGCCTGGAGCGGCGCAAAGGGGAGTATCACGATCTGGTGGAGAAGCAGATCCCGGCCAATTCGCGCGACATTGCGCTGGCGCGGAGCTACGGGGATCTTCGGGAGAACCACGAGTACAAGGCGGCCAAGGAGGCGCAAAAGGTGCTGATGCGCCGCAAGTCCGAACTCGAGCGGGACCTGGGGCGGGCGCGGGGGACGGACTTCAGTGCGCCGCGTACCGACGTGGTGAGTCCGGGCAGCGTGGTGCGGGTGGTCGAGGAGGGAAAGGACCATCACGAGGAGTTCATCCTGATGGGGGCCTGGGATTTCGACGAGAGCCGCGGGATCATCAGCTATCTCAGTCCCATCGGTCAGAGCCTGCTGAACCGGGCGGTGGGCGACGAAGTGGAGATCGAGTTGGCGGGGGTGATCAGCCGTTACCGGATCGAGGCGATCCGGGAGGCGCCTCCGACGTCCGCGGTACCCGTGGAAACGATCGAGGCCGAGGCCGGCACGGCGCCTGGAGCGGAGCCGGTTGCCGTGGAGAGTTCCGGGACGGGGCCGGCACCGGACGCCGGACCGGGTCCGGGCGAGCCGGTGAAGGAACAGGCCCCGGCGGCGGGAACCTGA
- the rsmB gene encoding 16S rRNA (cytosine(967)-C(5))-methyltransferase RsmB — MVSQKPREIAARILLRHAESGAFLEALVDRQLAEVRLPAVDRALVQELCYGTLRWRATLDWLIERKSVRQRPTVPAQILLRLGLYQLFWLDRIPPHAAVNETVEAVRTLDLGPQTGFVNALLRTYAREIDPTRAELAQLKERDPALGWSHPRWLVNRWRSHLPQDQLQTFLAWNNAPAPTYARVNTLRADPAQVIEAWRNENVDYDFARFDWTPPNLVFRLRQHPPLERLKSLQDGWYYIQDPATLLSVHLLNPKPGEAVLDLCAAPGGKTTYLAQCLDNDGRIVAAEHDARRRSRLAQNCERLGADVTTTAPEDPKAHGPFDAVLLDAPCTNSGVLRRRLDARWRLNAAELERARRLQAQLLTTGLRRLRPGGRLAYSTCSVEPEENLLLVESVLAAQPGFRLESSRLLHPARDAVDGAFVALIHRNPSP; from the coding sequence GTGGTCTCGCAAAAACCAAGAGAAATTGCCGCCCGCATCCTCCTCCGCCACGCCGAATCCGGCGCCTTCCTCGAAGCCCTCGTGGACCGTCAGCTCGCCGAAGTACGGCTCCCCGCCGTCGATCGGGCCCTGGTCCAGGAACTCTGCTACGGAACCCTCCGCTGGCGTGCCACCCTCGACTGGCTCATCGAACGGAAGAGCGTCCGCCAACGCCCCACCGTCCCCGCCCAGATCCTCCTCCGCCTCGGCCTCTACCAGCTCTTCTGGCTCGATCGCATCCCCCCCCATGCCGCCGTCAACGAAACCGTCGAAGCCGTCCGAACCCTCGACCTCGGCCCCCAAACCGGCTTCGTCAATGCCCTCCTCCGGACCTACGCCCGCGAAATCGACCCCACCCGCGCCGAACTCGCCCAACTGAAGGAACGCGATCCCGCCCTCGGCTGGTCCCACCCCCGCTGGCTCGTCAATCGCTGGCGCTCCCATCTCCCCCAGGACCAGCTCCAAACCTTCCTCGCCTGGAACAACGCCCCCGCCCCCACCTACGCCCGCGTCAACACCCTCCGCGCCGATCCCGCCCAGGTCATCGAAGCCTGGCGCAATGAAAACGTGGACTACGACTTCGCCCGCTTCGACTGGACACCCCCGAACCTCGTCTTCCGCCTCCGCCAGCATCCCCCCCTCGAACGCCTCAAAAGCCTCCAGGATGGCTGGTACTACATCCAGGACCCCGCCACCCTCCTCTCCGTCCATCTCCTCAATCCCAAACCCGGCGAAGCCGTCCTCGACCTCTGCGCCGCACCCGGCGGCAAAACCACCTACCTCGCCCAGTGCCTCGACAACGACGGCCGCATCGTCGCCGCCGAACACGACGCACGCCGCCGCTCCCGCCTCGCCCAAAACTGCGAACGCCTCGGCGCCGATGTCACCACCACCGCCCCCGAGGATCCCAAGGCCCACGGCCCGTTCGATGCCGTCCTCCTCGATGCCCCCTGCACCAATTCCGGTGTCCTCCGCCGCCGCCTCGACGCCCGCTGGCGCCTCAACGCCGCCGAACTCGAACGCGCCCGCCGCCTCCAGGCCCAGTTGCTCACCACCGGTCTCCGGCGCCTCCGCCCCGGTGGACGCCTCGCCTACAGCACCTGCAGCGTCGAACCCGAGGAAAACCTCCTCCTCGTCGAATCCGTCCTCGCCGCCCAGCCCGGCTTCCGCCTCGAATCCTCCCGCCTCCTCCACCCCGCCCGCGATGCCGTCGATGGCGCCTTCGTCGCCCTCATCCACCGCAACCCCTCCCCCTGA
- a CDS encoding biopolymer transporter ExbD, translating into MRLPRNIKMLRGPVDPSALAGTMFLLWIATFLHSSLVLPPGVRLELPEAAGVWGEVLPRWSVAVDPAGRILFEHQMVSEADFEARLREGVTRSETPGTLLLMADRRVTLEVLTRLQALARGAGIRDVVLATSPRPGGPWGTADALLSAPGPGGDR; encoded by the coding sequence ATGAGGCTGCCGCGGAACATCAAGATGCTGCGGGGTCCGGTGGATCCGTCGGCGCTGGCCGGGACGATGTTTCTGCTGTGGATCGCGACCTTTCTGCATTCGTCGCTGGTGCTTCCGCCCGGGGTGCGGCTGGAGTTGCCGGAAGCGGCGGGGGTGTGGGGGGAGGTGCTTCCTCGATGGTCGGTGGCGGTGGATCCGGCCGGGCGGATTCTGTTCGAGCACCAGATGGTGAGTGAGGCGGATTTCGAGGCGCGGTTGCGGGAGGGGGTGACGCGTTCGGAGACGCCGGGAACGCTGCTGCTGATGGCGGACCGGCGGGTGACGCTGGAGGTGCTGACGCGATTGCAGGCGCTGGCGCGGGGTGCGGGCATCCGGGATGTGGTGCTGGCGACGAGTCCGCGTCCGGGGGGCCCGTGGGGGACGGCGGACGCCCTGTTGTCGGCACCCGGGCCGGGAGGGGACCGATGA
- a CDS encoding MotA/TolQ/ExbB proton channel family protein: protein MRRMPLLLAKGGWVFWMILVTGGVGIAVFIERLLHYHRAQINSLEFLNGVRNVLKRENIVEAVSICDATPGPVARMVKVAILNREGGREGMREALEEAGLVEVPRLEEKLGVLATIAQITPLMGLFGAVLGFMRVFWRIQVTGLPLQPAEFAEGMWQGLICLGAGIAVAVPAYVGHNLLVSRLNDVLLEMETSSTEIIRLLSERPEEGGE, encoded by the coding sequence ATGAGGCGCATGCCTCTTTTGCTGGCGAAGGGCGGCTGGGTGTTCTGGATGATCCTGGTGACAGGCGGGGTGGGGATTGCCGTGTTCATCGAACGGCTGCTCCATTATCACCGGGCGCAGATCAACTCGCTCGAGTTCCTGAACGGGGTGCGCAATGTGCTCAAGCGGGAGAACATCGTGGAGGCGGTGTCGATCTGCGATGCGACGCCGGGGCCGGTGGCGCGGATGGTGAAGGTGGCGATTCTGAACCGGGAAGGGGGTCGGGAGGGGATGCGGGAGGCGCTGGAGGAGGCGGGGTTGGTGGAGGTGCCGCGACTGGAGGAGAAGCTCGGGGTGCTGGCGACGATTGCGCAGATCACGCCGCTGATGGGGTTGTTCGGGGCGGTGCTGGGGTTCATGCGGGTGTTCTGGCGGATCCAGGTGACGGGGCTGCCGCTGCAGCCGGCGGAGTTTGCGGAGGGGATGTGGCAGGGATTGATCTGTCTGGGGGCGGGCATCGCGGTGGCGGTGCCGGCGTATGTGGGGCACAACCTGCTGGTTTCCCGGCTCAACGACGTCCTGCTGGAGATGGAGACGTCCTCGACGGAGATCATCCGGCTTCTGAGCGAACGTCCGGAGGAGGGGGGTGAATGA